The stretch of DNA atttattaaaacttaTGTAGATAGATATTGAGAAGTATAACATTTGAATTAAAGAATCGTTTtaccattaaaattttaaggagtttttcttttcaaaatgatGTTTTAATAGTTTTGGGAACTTGAGAGCTTTATCGTTGCACTTTTCGTTTGATTTTTTGATCAGCTTCTATATGATGTCGGTTGAAAGAATTCCCAAGAAACTAGAAATATTTGAACCAGAAGAGAGGAAAGAACGTTGTAAATAAAGtccttaaggggggtctcttttgagagctggggaaattaaatgtttttatttttcttgaggtttttcttaaaattggttttccgatgtttgTCATATTTAAAGTCTtgttattgaagagtaagaaaatcactttctgcCATCTtaagtgcgacgccatcttgtgattttcctcaaaacacaaaggtaggtttttctcaggatcaaccagatggattttgatggagtaaaaagcaaatgaaagaggaaataacAATGCTGATTTTGATgcaccagaattttgaatttccattctggggctaagaaaagtggaaaaacgtcaaaaatatctgaaaagaagtttttgtTTAGGGCAGATCTGTGGAAAATCaaaagatggcgtcgcacctaaaatggagaaaaatgattttcttacacttcaataatttggctacaaatgtaacaaACATCGGAATaccaagtttaaaaaaactccgaaaattacaacattaaaaatgtgtaaattctaacaattttcccaagagactCTTTAACTCTTTAAGAACTAATAAGACAATTTGGTCTCATAACTcgttttataaaatgtttaattttgaatatgttaatttttgtaaattgagtCAGAATCAACGCATGTTTGTTTATGCCATTATGGTCcttgaatattttgagaaaaccCCAAAGGACtgaatttgagtttttttttccacccactgGGTTCCTTTTGGTTCGTAAGGAAGTAGGAGAAGCGGGGTAATTTGAGCACTTTGGGGTATTTTTTTAGCATATATCAAGCAAGTATGGTTCTacgaagataaaaaaatagccctattttgtaggtaattttccattttcctaaacccttaaACCACGGGCCATATTACCCCATTCCAGTTTTCaggataaaaccatttccacaggaaaatctgttcaAGATTCGGTAGATGGATGACACTGTCGTCTTTATGTGGCATTGTCAAGGACCATACCATGCTGAACATACCGGTTCTCGTCCGATCACCGAAGTCAAGCAGCATCGGGCGCGGTTAGTACTTGGATGGGGGACCGCTTGGGAACACCGCGTGCccttggcatttttttttgtatataattccACATTGTGATGTATCACCGGGACATAAAACcctataaatttaattaatgaccCTTTGTGAcataaactaattttaaagCCTTAAAACCTAAACCAAAAAGGCTCACATTAATCACGTCAAGAAAACAACCATcaaccttaaaaaatatttcgaaaatgacgAACTCTTGAAAGACCCAAAGTATTGAAAAAGCAcagaaaatccctttttaaaatatttgtttaagtAGTATATTTCTCCTGGctcctaagatttttaattgatttaaatgaaattttcaggaaTATGAATTAGTTCTAAAGGTaccaaatcaaaaattttggaaataaatttttcgttaaagaaaatccttttccaccatttttaCCTCGACtccatcttgtttttttttctatttttttatgttcttccTTCTGACACTaaggtagatttttttcaagatcatctggatggattttgatgtaATAAAAAGCAAACCAAAGAAGTTGATATATCCAATATATCCAATTactgaaaattgattttcttaaaaaaaaaaccaaaaacaaaataaaatcaaagcaTGCTactgtaatatttttttttattttcttttatagcatatatttgttgttttttttgttatcataaatttaaacgtattattattacattatctaacttttttttttgtaataatataatgtttttcttccatttgtgtatattttttcacctcaatttttttctcatcaaataaCAACCAATTGATTGTATGATTagatatatataataatttacacTTTCGCGTATATACTTTTGTGTTTCATTCTCTacaatgatattttttcttcttcatttattaataaatctttaatgaAAACCATGTTCCAACATTGCcctaaattgcattttgggtTTAATTTGCGCGCAACAAACACGGGATGGTTCTcaataaatggatttttttaaaaaacttctttGTTTCTTATCCTGTTGACTGCAtcgaattttttcttgcagttCATTTAtccaatgaaatttcttttacgacataaatcttaataattttttcttcttcatgttTTTGCATAATCCTACAAATTAATTCGTTTAATTCCACATTCGTATCCTTGTAAAAATGTCGaagttttttgtgaattaagtATTTGGGGGGAGAtacttttcaaacttttcttttcaatttctttttcatcaatatGTGCTCATTTCTTCGCTTTTGTAGAATAGCAAAGAAGGGCTCCTTAAACTTGTTTGTGTATTTCTATCAAGGAAAAGATCTTTTAGTCACagcaacaattttttttattcttacaaATTCATCATATTCATCTAACTTGGGCACAATGAAAAAGTGGAGGacagtttgttttttttaatgtttaaattaatgctttatagaaaagaaagaattttccttcacgatatttgtattatttaatttttttttctcataatttttttcttcttcttgtaaGTGTGTAAAAATagggatatttttttccttaagttTGTCATTCGATAGAAGGGTCCTTGGAGTTGTTCTCtctatgagaaaaatattcttaatcaTATATTGTCCATGAAgtaatcgtattttttttcatttctacagagaaatacttttttattcaaattgaaatagttttatgtgaataaatttgttcgttttttttaacattttcgaAACCATCATCCAAAACGttcttctttacttttttatgttgttgAATTCCAAAGAGTTGTGCTTCTGTGaaatcgtttttcttttaagtaattttgggAAGTGCCTTGAATTTGATCACATTTTCATAtcgaaaatataaaataaaaagttacaaacttgtgatttatttttcttcactaaTATCAActatctttttctttctttcttgaattacattaaattgttaattatgtatgcttttactaattttatctgtttaatattttttctttgtttgtGTAACATCAAAGTTATTCTACTGTGCATTTGTAAAAGTATTATTATTtgcttacatttttttgttttttactgCGCCTCACTTTTCTTCTTGCATGACTTCAATGGAGGAGTCGTTTTAGTTGAATTAACGCCTTTttccatgaaatatttttgaatacatCATCAGTTGTCCTGTTGCGAAGCATTaacattttctcacaatttttttttactttaacagaaattatttaaaggaCATCTTTAGTCGTTTTTCTTAACGAGAAAACAAGTCTATTAATGCCCATGAACTTGTAAAAAGTATCAAAAATAGCCAAAcgcattttaaattttgggaTTAGTTATGGAAAATTGACGCAGGCTTgtccaaaaatgcaaataatgacgtcagCGCTGTGTTGTCTCTTTAAACATTAGAAACATTCGCACCGATGTTTCATTAGTGAGTCTTACAGCTATgtctgaaatattttcattagaaCCATGATGAGATGTGGAAGTTCACAAGAAATTCACTTTCGGTCTCCAAATAACAAACATTATCTAATAACTTTGATCAGAAATTGAATAGTTTTGGAAGAAAAGTGGTTTCAAAAATATCATGTCAGAACACACTGATGAAACATAAGCACGAGTGCTTCATACGTTTGAGGAAGCAAATCACACAAAGATTAGATCTTGTTTGCATTTTAGTGCAAATTTGGGGTTGTTTTCGGGGGAGTAGTCAATAAAAAGAACGATGTTTAATTTTGCGACGCGTTTCGGCCAAATATATTGGTCATCATCAGGCCCTACACAACAGAAAAGGTACAAAGGTATTTACAGTGTGGGCtctcaaagaataaaattaatgtgaaaatttagaattatgaaatgcaaaaatttctttttttgaacaaaGAAAGTGCAAATCTTTGCCGATTTTGTACAGCTAAACACAGTAGAAAATTGAAGTTTGTTTGGCtctatttatctttttttttgattcgaTCAACGTTGGTGGAGccgttctgtattcgaaccaaTGTCCATTTTAATGCGAGCTTATTGCTTTGTCCATTGCTCCATTAACTCCTTAAAATTGTATGCTTGCtgttcaataataaaaaaaattccatgttGGTCTTGCGAAAACTCCGCAAATTCTTTCCaagcattttcttttacagaaAATGTGTTTATTAACCTTTTTAGTATTCTTTATCTGCAATCTAGAATGAAATTGAATCTTGAAACTTATGAGAAGGGATTGTACAAAAAAGTTGTGAAAAAAGGCGTTAATTTCTACATTGGAACACTAACCTGaccatcatttttttttctacactaaATGCAATGGGAGACATTGATTtgaacaactttttttttcatgagaatAAAACTTGGCAGCTAACTCCTCcgatgatttattttataaaaacaaaGTCCTCCAGATCCTGATCTACAGTTTCTAGATactatatttcatttttccatAATGCAGTATTTAACattgaaaatgtgaattgaTTAATGTTTATAATatgtaaaatgtttcatgttttttttttctactcaaACCAGTCCTccttattcttttaaattcacgATGAATGAGTACTACCAACcatcttcaaaaattcttaccTTCTTAAatatgatttgttttttttttattagaattttctcgcgtttttcATTAGCATAAAACGCCCAAAGTTTCAGTGATTCTctactaaaatatttctttaaacattTGTTACCTCTTTTCTCACATGAGACGATGCTAGACAAATTTTCTcgacattaatttaaatattttttgttgttttctgtTTCtctacacttttttttcactaaataaaAACACTTGCAATAATGTCATTCAATTGTGAAtgattgtacataattttccatCCTCAACACTATCAATATATAGGAGAttatatgttttctttttcacttgaTCCTCATTTTGTCTTTCactctatttaaatttttctaatgtctaagtttgtttctttttttctttttcatctaaTGTCAATAATTGGcaccaattaaatttaaatatcttttcaacaacaaaaaacgttttaaaaaaagcatttttataagtaaaaataaaaatttataaatgaaaatgagtgatttatatgaaaaaatattgcaataaaaaatgtataatcattttaaatacaaaataaaatgaaattaaaaccATTTCTCGCAACACTCCTAATTTGTCTTGTGAAGCTCAAAAGTTCCTTTTGGCGCATTAAACCGTCGTTTTCTTTACTTTACTACACACCATTTAGCACAAATCTACGtgaatttgttttttgttccttaaaattgcaaagagagaTAGAGGAAGAGAGTACaataatttccattgaaagtttattttcatcaGTAAGTTTTATGATGTTACTGTATCTcgttttaatataaattcctTGTATTTGACCCATAaatttggttgttttttttactatatagTTACGTTATATTGCTaacgtttttttctgtatataaATCTTACGTTCTGTTATGCTtaaaaaacagaagaaattGTGGGAGATGTATCcttaataaaatagaaaataataatcttaatgatgaaatagaaaattattttatggctGTTGAGATGTTTGTGTTTGTTGTTGTGGTTCAGCAGGAGAAcctgaaataaatatttttttgatagcACACAagtttgggatttttcttctttttcttcaaaattgtaaagaaaaaaaatcccttcttATGAGCGCTTACCAATGTCATTTGGAGTAGCTGGTCCATTTGACTGTGCCATGTACTTTTGCCTCACTTCACGAATCTTCAGCTGAAGACTTTGCTTTGTGGGAAAGATGTCATTATGGGCCAgctaaagataaaaaaaaacatttttttttttaaataatttgaagtTTTAACTTGtcgagaaaattcttaaatctaaagaaaaaagaaaatcttacctGGAAACTATTTGTTGCCTGAGAGGTGGGAAACCAAGTGCCATGTTCCTGAAACAACTGCATTACAAGTTGTCTTCGCTGTTCGAGTATCCGTCTATGTCCTTTCTCCACTGGATCTTGAGCTCCTGAGCCTGCAGATCCACCACCCACCGCACTACTACACACCGATCCAGCACTCCCGCAAATTGTTGCACTCCGTACAGACGATGCACTCTGAAGCGGAGTCTTTGGCGTTCGTGGAGATCTATCGGTATCTGCACCTTCTGTAGCAGCTGAAATAGCAAAGAAAACTCCATCATTTGTCCTTCTTTAGAGACACCAATGGACAATGGAAAACATACCTCGTAGTTGATCAATATTGAAATCAGCACCAAAGAAACGATTGCCAACAATGTAGGAGGCAGATGGTGTGGCAGTTGATGCTGCACTTCCCGCTTCGGACATTTCCTCATCTgccacagcagcagcagaatcTGGAAGGTAGAATTGGAAGACAGTAGACCACGGTCTTACTGCAGTACGATTGAGGATTTTACTTCAAATTaaacttacaaattaaattgacaacaaaatattatttttgatttttatttcggacaaaacaatttatttattgaaccAGTTTAATAATGTTAACCTTCCGTACGCCGCATGAGGGGTACGTGACGGACCTCAGAAATTTTTACTGACTAACCAAACAGTTGCTTAATTCGTGAAATCTAATTGGTTCCTTACTATATACTGAGTAGTTGTTGAgcctttttaaagaaaaatcaataataaaaaagaattcttacatgtttttttaaagatatatttttccatagaattttgatcataaaattaataatttggaCTCAAAACTATTCCAAATGATCActttatcagaaaatatttttttttggtctgGAAAACGGTTACTTTGGAGAGAGAAATGGAAAACGTGTCGTTagattacacaaaaaaaatcgtcagtaagaaacatttttttttcgtttttcaaCAGTTTgaaattctgttttttattaaaattgaaactaattaaacattttagcaGCTTTTGAATTCCAATTTGTAGCATTTGAAgcttatttttggtttttttcggtcctaaaatactttttctcttttgtgttttaaaggatctatatttttttatatttccagTTCATAAGTTCATAAAACcgtaaatgttttcttttatagagcATAAAATGTAAGGTTAAGTGCAATATTCCAACTAGATTAATCTATTGTATTGTAGTCAACCTACGTGTAAgtatgaaattatttacaaattttggaattttctccgGTGAGCGTCGGGTAAATTCAATtcagcaattaaaacatttgaattgccagagctttcgacacaCTGCGTGTCATCCTCAGTGGCTATTAGATGAATAGtctttattgataaaaaaaacaagtctTTATTTAGttcacaataaattattttttagattaatccAAATCGgtttcaatacattttttttatcaaaatttttctgaagatctttagtttaaaaaaataactttgatGTAATTGTTAAACTGAAATGATTTACTTTTATCTCTTAACGAGAAGCTGAACTGTTTCactgtttgaaaaataaaattctctttctgaAACGCCACTTCTATTACCTCATTTGGCGTATTGAGGGTTAACCAAAATTTCCTTTGAGGGGATCGcaataaaataactttgttTGGTCAAGAAGTTAagcagaaatttttttaatttaactcgcgtttacattaatttctataatttttattgttgtttgagataataataaaaaactaaaaatatatttaaaaaaaaaaaacttcttcaaaCACTTAACGATTAaaggtttaaataaaaagacgAATAGAGCTAagacaaaataaacaaataaattaaaacttacGAGCTTTGGCCAAAGGTTGTGCCTTCTTGCGGTAATTCTGTGTGAAAACACGTGGTGAGGATGCAATTGAAATTGCGCTTGGTGATTGGCAGTCTTCAGGCTTGAATTGCGGCAGCGTttggaatttcttctcaaaatcaACTTGCTTCAGTACActaaaaaaaacggaaattttataaatcagttgaagaataaattaaaacattccAAACTGAAGCAACTCACTTGTCCATATCATCACTCTTGATCTTCTTGAAGAAGGATTTCTTCTGTTGTGGCGACATTTGCCCGTGAACATCATCAATTGTGGCTGATGTTGGTGTTGGCAGGGATGAGGGTAAATTTGTGGTGATGTTATTATTTAGCGTTGTTATCGGTGTCATGCTCATTGTTGTTGGTGTTTGTGGTTCACTCACGCACGATGTGGAGTTTCCATTTGAAGCTAAAACaacaaagaaatcaaataaagaTGTTTgtctttaacaaaaatatatttttttagcatcAATACTCACTTAAATTCTGCCTTCGCTGCAGTGGAGCCTTCCCCAATTGCGCAGGTGTTGGTGCAAGAACAAATGTTTTCTTCTCTGGTGgttcgaaattttcaaaattcttctccttctcctcATTCCCCAAATCACTCACATCAATGGATTCAGCTGAACTTGATTTTGGTGTTGCtggaagatttttaattcCCGGTGATTCCAATGGTTGTTGTTCTTGTTTAACTGCAAAttacaatttcatttatttattttttcttttcatgaaatgtctgagtttttttttattttgtacctTTCAAAAGACTTTGAGTGGAGTAATTTTGTGTTGATATGAGAAGATTCGGCATTTGCCCTTGAATAACATACTGAAGTGTTGGAGCAGATGCTGCAGTTGTTTTCGGTGTATTGGCAGCAATTGCTTGGGCTTGTTGAGTATTGAGAGCACCTGCATTGCTTGTGAAAATTCTCGGTCGTTTGTGCATcatatattgattttcctctgCAACTGGGACTAATGCAAtctgaatgcaaaaaaaaatggaaaatatttagtcAGAAAAAAGTCCTTTTTTGTCCTACAAATTGAACTCTCACCTGCTGATTCCCAGTGACAGTCCACATAATGGATTTCGGGCTCATAACTTGTGGTGGATTTGATGAGGAGGTGGGTGCTGCTGATAGGGTGGCAATTGTACTTGGATTTATCATGAGTATCTGCTGCGATGGAAGCTGCGGCTGTGGAGCTGCTGCTGAGGTCTTTTTGTTGCCATCACCACCACTCAGTGTTGCCACCAATTTACCCTTGTTGTTGGCAGCATCTTTGCCACCACACACCTCACCTGCTGTGGCCAAATTTGCATTTGCAATCAATTCTGAAAATGATGCAGGTGTCAATACAACATATCCCGCCTGTCCCACTTTATTCACACCACACATTTCTGTCTGATGGTTGTTATTGTTATTCTCAATAACAATTGTCTCATACACAAACGTATCGTCCGTTACGTGTTTCATTGCGGATGATGAATTAGTGGTATTAGTGGTGTTAGTAATGCAGGAAGAAGTAGTAGAATTACAAGTAGAAATAGTAGAAGTGATGAGTTGATGATCAAGATGATGGTGATGATTTTGGTTAGTGACACTTATCGCGACGAATTTACCTTTGTTGTTCACATTATTGTTATTGTATAAACTATCACCGGCACTCCCCTCATTCGGCGATTGTGCCCCACTGTGACGATGATGCTCACCATGTTGTGCATGTGCTGCAAATTCCTTCTTATGATAcatctgctgctgctgttgctccATATTCTGTCGTTGTTGCTCTGTTGCCGCCTGCAACTGCATTTGCTCATGCTGCGTGGCattgaatgtgaaaattgccgaatttttatttgtcacCTCCATGGTATTTTCCATCTTAACCCCAGCCGATTGCATTTGCACATTGAACTGCTGCTCAGCACTTGTTTGCTCCATTGAACGTGGATTCTTACTCTTCGGGCTAGCTGGCATGAAGGCGCCACCTTAAAGAATTAAcgaataaaatgttaataaaaagacgttttaattaaaattaaaagaaatttctcaccTGTTGGATGGAAAGTTGAGACTCCCGATGGATTTTTAGGGCCAAGATACGTAGGAATGGACATATGGGGATAATTGTACATAACATTCTCCATTTGTGATGgcaattttattggttttggCTTGCAACGAATCTCCATGTTGCCATGCTGCTCCCTACTAATCCCAGTATTTCCAACAATATTTGTACCCCCAATCTGTGTCCCTTCATCACCACCCGCTTCATTCATCTACAGGGTAAGAagagagcaaagaaaaaaaaagatatttgatgaaaaaaattacattttagtgggaaaaagaagaaaaaatcagagGTAATTTGTAAAAACCTTCTTATTCTTGTGTGATTCTTCCGAGTCATCACAATTCGGTTCTTCAACATCTGAATCCGTTACCTTTTCTGCGCACTGCAAATCAATATCGGCATTATTTTCTGTTGCACTCGCCTCCTCGGCTATCACCATCTACacggaagaaataaaaaaaattaatgaaacatTCTAAAGGCGGAATGTTTGTTTAAGAAACTAATTACTTGATCATCATCAGACATTGCTTCTTCCTTCTGCTCTGCCACAGAGGTGAGCATTGTATTAGTGACTGACGTTGTCCCATCAACTGATTGCACTTGAGTGGTGCTACTTGTGTCGGTGACATTTGCACCACCATCCTCCTCCTTCTTTATATTCATCGTCATCTCCACATCCTCACTAACATTCAATGCTGATATAGTCAGCGGGATAACGTCATTCACCTGATTCGTAGATGTCTCCACACCCGGTGTTTTGGGACTCTTCTCATCCAATGAATCTGCCCCATCCACCGAATCTGTCCTTCCACGTCCATCCTTTGTGGAACTCGATGACTTTCTTCGGTCCTTTGAGCACCATTTCCACTCAGGATGAGcctaaaaggaatttttaaaagaaatttcattcaagaatcatcattttccattgcttacaattttgcacaaaatataaaacaatacCGCACAAAGATAGCGTGGTGAACGTGCAAAGATTTTATCACTATACTATTACTCTCGCTATGACTTAATCTCCCTTCTCAACAACACACCTATAAAActctttcttattattttctctataccACACCACAAATATTTTGTAGATAaggctaagaaaaaaaaattacaaaatgtgCACGACATGTGAATGAAAGTACCTTCACATTCACTTTTCATCATTCATTGATACTTTGTGCGTCATTTTTGTAGACCTACATTATTTACACGCCGTTAAACTCACCTTGAAATGCGCTTCCTTGACTTCTGTAGCCAAATCATGGTATTTCCCCTTCTCATCGGGTCCCAATGCATACCACCATTCACCGAGAATCTTACTAACAGTCCGATTGTCCTGATTTGGATGCTTCTGATGCACAAGTGCCCGATgtctctttgaaaaaatcataaaggcATTCATGGGACGCCTTATCTTTGCTCCCTCCTTCTTCATTTGCGGACTCTGTGGATCCTTTGTACTCGCTTCGATGGCACTACATGATTGTGTACGACGCGTTTTTGCTGAACATGTTTCTCCCTGCCCAATTTTTGGGAGAATCGTCGTATGGGAAACAGCTACATTCCCCACGACAAATTGGCTATTTGCCCCCTTCTCCCCATCTAAGGGGGAATCATTGTTTTCCGTGCTGCCAAATGGGCCGTGAttggtgagaaaattgcacGGAATATTACTTCCATTCGCCATACTCGATGGTGgctgaaaattctcatttgtTGATGCACCCGATGAACCTCCTGATGCTTGAGGATTCTCCGGTGCTGGAGTCTCAAATACATCATCATCCCCTTGATCATCTGCAATGATTTccaaggaattttcttcaaggaacaattaaaaatttaaaaaaaaagtctctttaCCTTCTCCATCATCCTCTGCGGTGGGTTCCGTTGACTCTGGTGGCGGTGGTGATGGGGCTTTCGTGCCGGAATTAAACGTTGTCTGCCCAGAGCGCACCTGGGGTGGATTAATAACCGGCAGAAGCGTGTGCCATGGATAGATGGAGTTGGGATTAATGCCGTTTTTTGTCTGGGGCTTCTCCATTGTGGTGGGAATGGAGGACACCACATGCCCTGAATCCATTATAACCGGCTGCAGGTGGTATGCGTGACTCGAG from Lutzomyia longipalpis isolate SR_M1_2022 chromosome 1, ASM2433408v1 encodes:
- the LOC129796970 gene encoding putative transcription factor capicua isoform X2 gives rise to the protein MHVSTHSSGSLNFTVPVSSNAQRQIPILDKQQSQDQQQGNISNCDTEDEIPASVISSVGTVNYQQTPHQIYVVATQAPALTKTPTTGVHSQAAAGSGKNIPEPGTSVASYSTYVPDGGTPNKVMQQSMIGVQATTSVAAVQQPRLHPKKRKFDPAELEEMNSTAKMEEGIPSAAATSTEIVNKMTPATVTATSNGVTTAQIIFTTHPMPVYSHANSYHHVQQTVDPPTPSAAPPVRELQPAVPNIDLTEWRDHRILLKHISMNIYQPGSIKDVEQPHTVVVKMDGEEGCCRKVLDVFGANRFDIVSDACPSVAAVSPGMRVCVRSQLSDSSGYVFVEGIVNDVLNNTKQFTVQMANNAQDVRIVKRADLRLLQPPWWDELTEAMKSGCHDDAMSSTNSGAMSNMGGNTNCHKGADVETKIVYANYAKGTCRNVVGMKSIVAVSSRSSANYGAPIHRYDTSPPIQVHHVLPILHNQEEYYRTTATSPFQGQNVPGGESNVPPGGVVSGNSVEVLTPGVSVLATTSPNPDEHMRRQRYDDYESDDDLRREDISFPMDGDVEKLSGSSKRSSMQSRGSTSSLLDQRLTPRSQPATPRSQTATPHRFKKGDIVTTPSGIRKKFNGKQWRRLCSNDPCSKESQRRGFCSRHLSQKGNSLRSAGGPNQFPTSRSSSKAQADEDTSRDSETSPNYRVAGRYDQEETDVANMLVSLSSSRSATPSFSSPTNHGSPPIHATQSPVTVGNRQNVFMPIGSPAAQSESSKWKANTPSPVSHCLPAHSHVIRPEVRPPQPLPPPVQQPPPQPPPQMHHQPQPPMSTPQQVTTAPPPSNLPPVGHATSVIRISPASSHAYHLQPVIMDSGHVVSSIPTTMEKPQTKNGINPNSIYPWHTLLPVINPPQVRSGQTTFNSGTKAPSPPPPESTEPTAEDDGEDDQGDDDVFETPAPENPQASGGSSGASTNENFQPPSSMANGSNIPCNFLTNHGPFGSTENNDSPLDGEKGANSQFVVGNVAVSHTTILPKIGQGETCSAKTRRTQSCSAIEASTKDPQSPQMKKEGAKIRRPMNAFMIFSKRHRALVHQKHPNQDNRTVSKILGEWWYALGPDEKGKYHDLATEVKEAHFKAHPEWKWCSKDRRKSSSSTKDGRGRTDSVDGADSLDEKSPKTPGVETSTNQVNDVIPLTISALNVSEDVEMTMNIKKEEDGGANVTDTSSTTQVQSVDGTTSVTNTMLTSVAEQKEEAMSDDDQMVIAEEASATENNADIDLQCAEKVTDSDVEEPNCDDSEESHKNKKMNEAGGDEGTQIGGTNIVGNTGISREQHGNMEIRCKPKPIKLPSQMENVMYNYPHMSIPTYLGPKNPSGVSTFHPTGGAFMPASPKSKNPRSMEQTSAEQQFNVQMQSAGVKMENTMEVTNKNSAIFTFNATQHEQMQLQAATEQQRQNMEQQQQQMYHKKEFAAHAQHGEHHRHSGAQSPNEGSAGDSLYNNNNVNNKELIANANLATAGEVCGGKDAANNKGKLVATLSGGDGNKKTSAAAPQPQLPSQQILMINPSTIATLSAAPTSSSNPPQVMSPKSIMWTVTGNQQIALVPVAEENQYMMHKRPRIFTSNAGALNTQQAQAIAANTPKTTAASAPTLQYVIQGQMPNLLISTQNYSTQSLLKVKQEQQPLESPGIKNLPATPKSSSAESIDVSDLGNEEKEKNFENFEPPEKKTFVLAPTPAQLGKAPLQRRQNLTSNGNSTSCVSEPQTPTTMSMTPITTLNNNITTNLPSSLPTPTSATIDDVHGQMSPQQKKSFFKKIKSDDMDNVLKQVDFEKKFQTLPQFKPEDCQSPSAISIASSPRVFTQNYRKKAQPLAKALRPWSTVFQFYLPDSAAAVADEEMSEAGSAASTATPSASYIVGNRFFGADFNIDQLRAATEGADTDRSPRTPKTPLQSASSVRSATICGSAGSVCSSAVGGGSAGSGAQDPVEKGHRRILEQRRQLVMQLFQEHGTWFPTSQATNSFQLAHNDIFPTKQSLQLKIREVRQKYMAQSNGPATPNDIGSPAEPQQQTQTSQQP